In Numida meleagris isolate 19003 breed g44 Domestic line chromosome 18, NumMel1.0, whole genome shotgun sequence, one DNA window encodes the following:
- the WSB1 gene encoding WD repeat and SOCS box-containing protein 1 isoform X1, whose protein sequence is MASFPLSVNEKLIARSRAVGELLAPTSPFDKKCGRENWTVAFAPDGSYFAWSQGHRIVKLVPWSQCLTNFLLHGTKNVANSASTRLSRQNSDSSQRNKPCEHIIDCGDIVWSLAFGSSVPEKQSRCVNIEWHRFKFGQDQLLLATGLNNGRIKIWDVYTGREGKLLLNLMDHTEVVRDLTFAPDGSLILVSASRDKTLRVWDLKDDGNMMKVLRGHQNWVYGCAFSPDSSVLCSVGASKAVFLWDMDKYSMIRKLEGHHNDVVACEFSPDGALLATASYDTRVYVWDPYIGVILMEFGHLFPPPTPIFAGGANDRWVRSVSFSHDGLHIASLADDKMVRFWRIDEEYPVQVAPLNNGLCCTFSTDGSVLAAGTQDGSVYFWATPRQVSSLQHLCRMAIRRVMPTGQVKSLPIPSKVVEFLCYQI, encoded by the exons ATGGCCAGCTTTCCCCTGAGTGTTAACGAGAAGCTCATCG cACGGTCGCGAGCTGTTGGAGAACTCTTGGCCCCCACTTCTCCTTTCGACAAGAAGTGCGGACGTGAGAACTGGACGGTTGCGTTTGCTCCTGATGGATCGTACTTTGCTTGGTCGCAAGGACATCGTATAGTGAAGCTGGTCCCCTGGTCGCAGTGCCTTACTAACTT cttgTTGCATGGCACAAAGAATGTTGCAAATTCTGCCAGTACAAGACTTTCAAGACAGAACAGCGACAGCAGTCAGAGAAACAAGCCCTGTGAACATATAATAGACTGCGGTGACATTGTCTGGAGTCTTGCTTTTGGGTCTTCGGTGCCTGAGAAGCAGAGTCGCTGTGTGAATATAGAATGGCATCGTTTCAAATTTGGGCAAGACCAGCTTCTGCTTGCAACAGGCCTGAACAATGGGCGCATCAAGATCTGGGATGTGTATACAGGTAGAGAGG GAAAACTCCTCCTTAACCTGATGGACCATACAGAAGTTGTTAGAGATTTAACGTTTGCCCCGGACGGCAGCCTGATTTTAGTGTCTGCATCCAGAGACAAAACACTGAGAGTGTGGGACCTGAAAGATGACG gaaataTGATGAAGGTGTTGAGAGGACATCAGAACTGGGTATATGGTTGTGCATTCTCTCCAGATTCTTCCGTTCTCTGTTCTGTTGGAGCTAGTAAAGCA GTTTTTCTCTGGGATATGGATAAATACTCCATGATACGAAAACTTGAAGGACATCACAATGATGTTGTAGCCTGTGAGTTCTCTCCTGACGGAGCTTTACTGGCTACTGCATCATACGATACTCGAGTCTATGTCTGGGATCCATACATTGGAGTTATTCTTATGGAGTTTGG GCATCTGTTCCCACCTCCTACTCCAATATTTGCTGGAGGTGCGAATGACCGATGGGTTAGATCAGTATCTTTCAGTCACGATGGACTACATATTGCAAGCCTTGCTGATGATAA aatGGTGAGATTCTGGAGAATTGATGAAGAGTACCCTGTACAAGTTGCCCCTCTGAACAACGGGCTCTGCTGTACCTTTTCTACTGATGGCAGTGTTCTAGCTGCAGG GACGCAGGATGGCAGCGTGTACTTCTGGGCAACTCCAAGACAAGTTTCTAGTCTCCAGCATTTGTGTCGCATGGCAATTCGAAGAGTGATGCCCACAGGCCAAGTCAAGAGCTTGCCTATTCCGTCAAAAGTGGTGGAATTTCTTTGTTACCagatttga
- the WSB1 gene encoding WD repeat and SOCS box-containing protein 1 isoform X2: protein MASFPLSVNEKLIARSRAVGELLAPTSPFDKKCGRENWTVAFAPDGSYFAWSQGHRIVKLVPWSQCLTNFLLHGTKNVANSASTRLSRQNSDSSQRNKPCEHIIDCGDIVWSLAFGSSVPEKQSRCVNIEWHRFKFGQDQLLLATGLNNGRIKIWDVYTGKLLLNLMDHTEVVRDLTFAPDGSLILVSASRDKTLRVWDLKDDGNMMKVLRGHQNWVYGCAFSPDSSVLCSVGASKAVFLWDMDKYSMIRKLEGHHNDVVACEFSPDGALLATASYDTRVYVWDPYIGVILMEFGHLFPPPTPIFAGGANDRWVRSVSFSHDGLHIASLADDKMVRFWRIDEEYPVQVAPLNNGLCCTFSTDGSVLAAGTQDGSVYFWATPRQVSSLQHLCRMAIRRVMPTGQVKSLPIPSKVVEFLCYQI from the exons ATGGCCAGCTTTCCCCTGAGTGTTAACGAGAAGCTCATCG cACGGTCGCGAGCTGTTGGAGAACTCTTGGCCCCCACTTCTCCTTTCGACAAGAAGTGCGGACGTGAGAACTGGACGGTTGCGTTTGCTCCTGATGGATCGTACTTTGCTTGGTCGCAAGGACATCGTATAGTGAAGCTGGTCCCCTGGTCGCAGTGCCTTACTAACTT cttgTTGCATGGCACAAAGAATGTTGCAAATTCTGCCAGTACAAGACTTTCAAGACAGAACAGCGACAGCAGTCAGAGAAACAAGCCCTGTGAACATATAATAGACTGCGGTGACATTGTCTGGAGTCTTGCTTTTGGGTCTTCGGTGCCTGAGAAGCAGAGTCGCTGTGTGAATATAGAATGGCATCGTTTCAAATTTGGGCAAGACCAGCTTCTGCTTGCAACAGGCCTGAACAATGGGCGCATCAAGATCTGGGATGTGTATACAG GAAAACTCCTCCTTAACCTGATGGACCATACAGAAGTTGTTAGAGATTTAACGTTTGCCCCGGACGGCAGCCTGATTTTAGTGTCTGCATCCAGAGACAAAACACTGAGAGTGTGGGACCTGAAAGATGACG gaaataTGATGAAGGTGTTGAGAGGACATCAGAACTGGGTATATGGTTGTGCATTCTCTCCAGATTCTTCCGTTCTCTGTTCTGTTGGAGCTAGTAAAGCA GTTTTTCTCTGGGATATGGATAAATACTCCATGATACGAAAACTTGAAGGACATCACAATGATGTTGTAGCCTGTGAGTTCTCTCCTGACGGAGCTTTACTGGCTACTGCATCATACGATACTCGAGTCTATGTCTGGGATCCATACATTGGAGTTATTCTTATGGAGTTTGG GCATCTGTTCCCACCTCCTACTCCAATATTTGCTGGAGGTGCGAATGACCGATGGGTTAGATCAGTATCTTTCAGTCACGATGGACTACATATTGCAAGCCTTGCTGATGATAA aatGGTGAGATTCTGGAGAATTGATGAAGAGTACCCTGTACAAGTTGCCCCTCTGAACAACGGGCTCTGCTGTACCTTTTCTACTGATGGCAGTGTTCTAGCTGCAGG GACGCAGGATGGCAGCGTGTACTTCTGGGCAACTCCAAGACAAGTTTCTAGTCTCCAGCATTTGTGTCGCATGGCAATTCGAAGAGTGATGCCCACAGGCCAAGTCAAGAGCTTGCCTATTCCGTCAAAAGTGGTGGAATTTCTTTGTTACCagatttga